The following nucleotide sequence is from Salvia splendens isolate huo1 chromosome 2, SspV2, whole genome shotgun sequence.
CTCCTGGGAGTGCCCCAGCACTTTTGTTTGGATAATGTGATAAGTGACATATGCTTAGCAGTTAAGAACTTTTCTAACAGTGCTCCAAACATCTCTTGGAGAATATTAACTGACAAGCTGATACAATTATTGTTCGCAAGAGGTATCTATAAGGTCTGTCAGAATGAAGTTCCTCTGGTTGATCTTTTCCGTGCCATGCTTGTGCATCCTGAGCCGGAACAACGATATATTGTACTAAAGCACTTGGGCAGACTTGTGGGCCAGGATGTTGATGGTGGAAAGTTAATTCTATCGTCAACAATCGAGTCTGTTATAGCTACACCTGTTTCGCCCATTTCTGCTAATGAGCATATTTTATCTTCTTTAGTTGCAGCCACATGGGACAACGTAGCCTTGATGGCATCTTCTGATACATCACTGCTCCTGAGAACAAATGCAACAGCACTTCTTATCAACTTCATACCATATTCTGCGAGGTCTAAACTGCAATCGTTTCTTGCATCTGCTGACAACATTCTTCAGTGTTTGACAGCTCTTTCACAACCAACACGTTATGGCCCACTTACACAATTCTCTTTGGCACTCATAGCCAGTGTTTTTCTTTATTGTCCATCTGAAGATATTTCACTGATTCCAGAAAGTATTTGGAGAAGTATTGAAGCTTTTGGAATGTCTAAAATTGGTAATCCTCACACATCTTATTCTTATCAACAAAAATAGCTAATCTAAAGATGCCAGACATATATCTAAAAGtacttcatttttcttattaattgTAGATAGGTATTGCACCAGCCTAGAGAAAAAGGCTTGTGAAGCACTATGCAGACTTAAAAGTGACGGGGAACAGGCTAAACAGGTATTGCAGTCTGATACGCATTATAAGATAATAATATCCAACAGGGCTTATAATTTGAGATGGTAAAATACGGTCCAAATGCAATAGCCTTTAATTGAATTATCAGTATCTAAATCTTCATTCTTTATTCTATGTTTCTTTCTCAATTCTGTATCAGTTAGAACTTACCAATGTACTTAATCTTTTTTTCCCATTCCCTTCATTTTTCTACTTGGATgtaggtcttgagggaagtgcTTTCTTCAACTCCTCCAAAGCAGCAACTTCCTGATTTTTTAACTACCCGCGATTCCATTCTTATGGTATTCATCAAGGATTCACTACTTTATATGAAATTAATCTTTGTCTGGAAAACGAATTTGCCAATTGAAAGGCAAATACATGAAATTGAACATTATTTGCAACTTCATGTGTCATTTTGCTAAGTACTCTTATTTGATACTACAGAATTTCTTATTTTCTCcctaaaattaatttcaataatCTATTTGTAGCTTTTTCAAACACATTAAAAAACTTGTGCAGCTTTCAAATATATGATAATGaatattgaaattttcaaatgaaACTTAAGTTGACTTGTTGTTTACATTCATACTTCACTTTGGTTTGGCGTCCACTTATCTTTCATTAATTCCAGGTTATTGGCAATTTAACCTCTGCCAAATCATACTTGGACTTCTTCTCAAAGGATGCTGAACAGAGGTTCATGGTCAGCCTTTGAACCCTAACCATTGCTTATTTTAGTAAATTACACCAGGTAGTAATTTCTTATTATTCTTGTAGGAACTGGAAGAAGCTCAACTGGAAATGGAATTTCTGCAAAAAGAGCACCCACTACCTGATTCAACCTTCAAACTCAAAGATTGGCGCCAATTTCCATTTATGTCCTGTAATACTAGCTGCCCCTGATGTAGTTTTCTCTTACTGTAATATTACTACTAATATACTAGCTATTTAGGAGCAGATCTGCGGAAAGAGATTTATCTTGTCATTAATATATGAGGCAAATAGTAATTTTTCCACTTGATAGTGTACTACCAACTAATTCTGTGAGATGTTATTGTACAgctttagattaattaatttttatactcATTTCTGTTCCTTGCAGCCTATTCAAAGGATGATCTTGGACTGCAACAAATTAAAGAAAGAATTAAATCTATGTAAGTTCTGTTAATGCTTGTTCATATCTAGTCTTCTAACATTAGTGTTTAATGAGATATATATTAATATGCATACATTTCCATTTGAATTTGTGGAATTAtatgaaattaataaataatttatttttgtcaacacattttatattttattttgttaatatttttttcatgttaagtggagtactacttatttttttaaaagaatagAATAAAACCAGGAGTATAACCACatcaatattttgaataatgaaGTACTTATTACTGACCTTTCTGGACTCTTTCACCAGAGAAAAGGCAAAACTCAGGGAAGAAATAGTTGCTCGCAGGCAACAAAAGCTTCTTTTGAGGCATGCCCGTCAACAATTTTTAGAAGAGGCAACTTTACGAGAAGCAGAACTCATTCAGAAGCTTGATAGGTTTCACCTTTTTTCTGGTTtattatcatatatatatatatatagattaaatttaaatacaaaaatgcagaacaatgtatatatatataggggtgcgttaaaatgctaactttttttaaattgctaacttgctaactcatcaatgcagtgtattaaaaatatcaatacgatcacattaaaatgtcaacatatatttgtgttgacattttaataaactgtgttgacatttaaatattaatgtcaacataatgcattaaaatatcaacttaagtttatattgacatttcagtatcattgtgttgacatttttaatacattgcgttgatgagttagcaagttagcaatttaagaaaagttagcaacggatcacacccctatatatatatatagtatgtgAATATTATTTGTAGTGACAAATCTGCAATATGGATTATCAGAGAGAGAGCAGATGAGGTAGAAAAGGAGCTCGAGAGACAGCAGTTGCTTGAACTTGAACGAGCAAAAACTAGAGAATTACGGAACAATCTTGAAATGGAGAAAGAAAAGCAGGCTCAGGCAAGGATTACTATAGTAACTGGTTGCCGAGATGATCGTGCTTTCATATTTACTTGATGAATAAAAAGTTTATGATTCAGGAGTCATATTTACATGCCTCATCCCAGTTGCCAACTTTTCTGCAAATCATCCTTGGATCATGAATAGTCTGCCTCTGGGTCATGTTGAAATATCCCTATAGAAAATATGATAGTAACTGATAACTTAATAGAATGCCTTATCATACTGCACCATGATTACtagaatactccctccgtccacgaaaaataggtaactttcattttctgcactcgttttgaaaaaaatgataataaatagttaaagtggagagaaagaaaagtaagagagagaataatgttgacaAGAGACTTCTCTACATTActctctctcgtactttactttctcttcactttaactatttattatcatttattcaaaacgagtgcagaaaatgaaagtgccctattttttgtggacggagggagtatatcataaGCTAATTTGTACTCTCTCCTTCCTAgggtagatgtcacactttcctttttttttgttgtccCACAAAAAATGTCAGTTATTTTTTTGGACAAAAGTAAGTAACTATTAATACATCCAATCACACTCTCTCTTTATTAATACTCCACTAAACAAATGTGACGTCTACCTAAAATCATATGTCATtctcaagtgtgacatctaccttttgacggaggtagtatattttatgaaattcaTGAGAACTGCTTGCTTATAAATCTTCATTCGTGCATTGCTAGGCACACATTCTGATTGTTGGAGCCTTCTGCTTAATCTGCCTTTCAATCCTGACCTAGAATGTATTATGCTTTTCTATGTTATCTAACttaatttttttcccttttattctttctctctttGAGATTTTCTTTGCTTTTATTATTCAACAATGAGTTTGGCTCCTGACAAACTTTTGCTCTGTATCCCTGCTCCTGAGTTATATATGCTTGATAAATGGGAGAGTTCAACTTGAGCTCCTCTCTGTACTTGATATCCATGTTTCTCAAATTTCATTTATCTAATCATGTGGCTCTTTAACTAACAGAGATGAAATTTTTTGTAGAGGGATCTCCAGCGGGAACTTGAGCAAATAGAATCTGGAGTCCGACCTTCAAGACGAGAATTTTCATCTTCCAGTCAAACTAGGTGAGTTTTATTCTATTGAAACGATTTATAAGTCTTGTTTAGAATACTTATTTTTGCTACGATTTAAGGTTGCCGTCTTTTTTGCAAATGTGAAATTAATTAGTATCATGGTGTCTCTCATATTGTTATCCCTAAAAAGTAGCCATGGTTCTGCAGAGAGATTGTTAATATGGTAGAAAAACCCCAAACATAATTTTTGAGGCTCGTGAAAGGGAAATGGAAAAAAAGTGATCCTTCTGAGTGCTGGTAACTCATGAATAAACAGTAATCTTGAAAAGATAAAAATTCTATCGTGTATTTTTAGCCACGTAAGATTCATGATAATTGTAGGACTTTTTTCTCGTGAGTGACCTTTTATTGCTTTTAACCAATAGAACACGGGATAGGTACCGTGAAAGAGAAGCAAGCAGGGATGGGGGCGAAGGTAGCTTAAGAGCAAGTAGTCGTGGTGCTGATGCTACCACCACAACAGCTCTACCTGGCAGAGGTTCATTCTCGGGACAACTTCCCACCATTCTGCAATCGCGTGAAAGAACAGATGAATGTGGCAGCAGTTATGAAGAAACTTTTGATGGAAGCAAGGATTCAGGTGATACAGGTAGTGTTGGGGATCCAGACATGGAGGGGCAACCCATTAGTTTCGGATCTGGTCAGAGGCATGGATCCAGGGGCAGCAAATCACGCCAGATAATTGACAGAAAAGAACGCGATGGTAGACGTGAAGGAAAATGGGAGCGAAAACACTAGTGAATGTATGAAGTGTACAAGTTAATGTATTCTTGTTGTATGCTTGTTTGTTGTAACATTTTTACATGGTGGTACACCGGCTGATAGAATGAGGCTCGGAGAGAGTGATACATCATTGGACTAGTGTCCGGTGGCTATCACCTTGTATATTAATGCACTTTCAAGTTTAGTAGTAATTTTTGCTAATTTTTGTATTAGTTTGAACTGGTATGTGTTCGTGATTaaggacaaataaaaaaatgatttaaggGTAactcataattttaaaaatatatgaatattatgaatTCTTCAATTTATATCACTTCATCAATGAAAAAAGAAAGGGCTTTATAGTCAACATCAAACTTTTAAAAGGGAATCcttttaaaatatactatattaatATTAGTAAAGAAAATGAATGGTATTTTCACAATGAGAACGTATATGGAGATTGATGTGAAGGGTTAGAGGAGGAACAACAAAATCCTGACACGGGGAAACTCTGAAACTGCAAAAGGAAATATAAAGTGAATCGATAAAAAGAACCAATCCCTCTAAACCTAAGATGGATCCTGAAGATACATTTCACCAAAGAAACATTCTCAAACACCCGAGGTTATAGTAGAAAACTTTTGGAAAAAAGATTGGCTGAATTTTGATAACAGAAGACAAGGTCATCCGTGATTCAGGAAATTAAGTCAAGAAGCCTTTCACTCAAACTCGATTCAGATATAAGTACAGAACTATTCTCTTCCACAAGCAACAAGGGGAGACGGTTGCACCAGGCCGTGTTTCCAATCCTTGACAAACCAACCACTTCTTCCAACTCCAAGAAGAAATGAGTGCAGGTCTCATGTTCTGAGGTCTGGTTAGCCCACAGATTACTCAGCTGGTTACCGTTGTTTCTGATACATTCTTCTGTAAATACTAGCTCCTTCGAGTTCTGCATGGATCTCTCTCTCTGTCCTTATGCCCATTGGATTACTCAACAACCATCCATCATTGTCGCAAAGAATATTAGGATCAACATGGTTAATATGCACAAGCTTGTCAAATTCAGCATCAAAATATTTCCTCATATCAACTGCTACTTCCTGGACGTCTGATTGTATGAATATCTGCTCAACAGAAAAAAAAGAAGGCGACACTTAATAATTAGCGTACACACGGTGGAATGCCGCAGGTTCTAAATGTCTTATCCTTTTAAAGACAAGTCAAGAGTGGGTTGTGTAAGACTGTCCAGTTGGAAACGGATTATACACTCGGTTATCTTACAATTGGGGTTGtattgaggaaaaaaaaagaacaggAAATGGTGTCAAGTATGGCATATATTGAAGAAGACATAATCAGATTATATCAGGTCAGAAAAGAACACCGAGAAATCCCTTACCTGTCCTCCAGGAACTAAGCCTTCTACAATGGAATCGACTAGAGGCTTCTGCACAACCCTTCTTTTATGATGCTTTTTCTTAAAGTGAGGATCTGGACACTGCATACATGAGCAAATAACTCTCCGACATAAGAAAATACAGCTAGCTACAATCATAAAACGGGGGTAATATAGATACTAAAACCAAGGGACCTGGATATGAAAAACACTCACCAATATAGAAACTAAAACCAAGGGACCTGGATATGTAGTTATAAATTGTTTGAAGGAGACCGTTGCATTGGCATGCATAAAGTGGCTGCATCCACAAACATGTAAACCACTATTCAAATTTTAAGGACTTCCCAAAGAAGATAAAGTAAAGTTATCCTTACATATTGTTCAGCCCTAGTTCATGCACCCAATGCTCAGCACGTTTGGCCAACTGCAGAAAAATAAGTAGTCAGGTAGGAATAGATTTCTAAAGTTGTTTGGGTTCCACGAAGCAAAAAAGTGCAATTAGATCTATGCTCAAAGGAATGTATAGCATACTTTAGGACGTATTTCCAATCCTAGATAATTCTTCAATCCGCAGTTTCTTTTGGCAAGCCATAGGAGAAATCTCCCACTACCTGAAATTAGCAACACTTCTGAGATTAGGTTCCTAGTGACAAGATAGCATTAAGAGTTTAGAAATGCAAATTTCGCATAATTTCATCTGTACATCCTATATCATATTAATATCCAATCATGTTCTTGATCAGAAGCACAAAAATGTTAAACAAGATAAAGTGTAAATTAATAGAGATATGGTTAAAATTACTACCAGTGAACTGCATGTCTTCCATCCCCTAAGCATAAGAAAAACAAATAAGCTCTTACCGCTACCAATATCCACCATCAATGGCAGCTTAGCATCTTTATAAACAGCATTCCAATCTGGGAGTTCCACCGGTACCTATGCAAAACACAAATATGgatctcacacacacacaaagtataaaattttaaaaatgcacCTATATAATTTACCATTTTGGAAAAACTGAGAGGATTAACATGCTGCCGGACCCTAACATGACCAACCTCCTGAAAAACCCAATCGAACATATGTTagcatttcatttaaaatttgatttttccactaattttcatatatatagaACCCTAAACTCCAGTTGAGCAACCTGGGAATCATTGTTGGAGAGATTTAGGTCAGCGTATTCCCGTGTGACGAGTTGGGTGCTATATTCTAGTTTTTCCGGTGAGGATATAGCAGGATACACCGCCGCCGAACCTCCGTGGTGGCATAAAATAGTAAGTGATGAATTCGGCAGTGGTGATACGGCGGTGATGGGGCGGATAAATCTGGGTAAGGAGCACCACATCGGAGCTCCGGGTTGTCGATGAGCAACGCACTAACAACCGGAGGACGGGAAACTTTATAAACTTAACAGATTTTGTAGCAAATTATTTATGAAGTGAATGGATTAATATATGTAGtataataagaaataaaaaaaactctttCTTCATCCCcacaattttttctttttggccAAATTGATTTATTAGCAGTAACTTTACTAGAAAATGGGAATCATATTGCGATAGGCGAAAATAATAAATTTCCCCATTGGGATAAAGTGGATTGAGAAGTGAATGGCTCAAATATCGAAAATGGGCTTGTGAGATTGTAAAACCCTCAGCACCCAATCACCGAAGTGGACTCAAGAGAGAGAAATTCGCTTTGTTGCGAGAGAGAAAGATGAAAGGAGGGAAAAAGAGAAATATCAATTCTGACCCATTCAGTCGTCACTACCAGCACCTCCATTCTCGGAAAAATCGGGTTTCTGGGGCAGTTTACATTAAAgataacgtaaatgtacccattttgttatctattccacatATGGAAAAAACGCCAATGCAATTGGCGTGTctttaagtaaaaacgccaatattAATGGCGTGTTTACACGTAAAgacgccaacgtaggtggcgttttatacttgtgccgTATTTTGGGCGTATTCTCTCCAATTGCAATTACGTTGAAAAGCGtcaacttggttggcgtgtattCCTGAAAAAACGCCTTTGTAATTGGCGTGTGTATTGTTGTAGAAACGCCGAACAGATTGGCGTGTTTATGCAAAGACGCAAACACGAGTAGCGTGTTTACTGAAGTCGCGAAAAACTCCAacctgagtggcgtgtttactTGTTTTgcgaaaaacgccaacctgagtGGCGTGTTCACCTAGTCgcgaaaaacgccaacctgagtGGCGTGTTTTCACAGGCTGATATACCAGCCGtgcctcccccaaatcgcgaaaatctcacaatacacacacttcgCGATTTCTCCAAGCTGCGGGCCTCCTCTACGCGAAATCGCCCTCCTCTCCGTGATTTTggcctacattcatcaatcggtgctattcttccccaaattcatctattttctTTGGTTGgtatgcttaccttttacattattagagtaagtggtggatagttagctagggtttgtaatgagttgtgaattgagtagaaatattatgcattttggatggttgaatgacattattgttgattattatgttggattgtttggTTTAAGTGAAtttttgtataaatttgattataaacctaaaccctagggttgttatagctaaaaaattgggcaaattgttttggtttatgtgggttttggttgatgtatgttgattagtttgaattgttaaatttgtttatattgttaggtttgtcaaattgaaattggacaaattgaaattgttaggttaggcaaaattgaaattgggcaaattgaaattgttaggtcGGACGAATTGttaatttaaattgttaattttgtgtaggtgaattggattatgattttgaatgtgcaatgttgtgtaggtgaattatttgatgttggtgttcaattttgtgatattggattaaattgtatctaattattgaaatggtttatggttggttattgttgaatttggattatgaatgttgtgtaggtaaattatggcatcatcttcaacctctcgtcgtcggcttgcatgtggtcctgcggatccatctgtattatattttcagagacaacatgtctctaacaacatatgggcaggagttccatccgaatatgtacgctgccgacgatatgaaggaataatttgggatgttcccatccaTCAATATGTCTTGACAATAGTGGATCAGATGGGGTTTGGGGGTATAttaaggtgtggtaaaccaaaagacattgaccaccatcttatcacagctttgattgaacgttggaggccagagactcacacgtttcactttccagttggtgaagcgactgtgacactggaagacgtggaggtcttatggggcctgaaagttgatggagaggctctgACAGATTACATCCCCCCGACGGAAGCGGGATATTGGAAGGACAGGtgtttggattttctaggatttgaaggggctggcagcagaagcgtgcgttctaacggatcacataatacagatctatttagcagattatttagaaaaaatctattcgcgtaattatcacatgtatcatgctcataacttgaattacatacatgctttagaacaaataaatcctaaaacatgcatactacggggttagccaatttacctcgttgattctccaaagaatcgtcgattgcttgcgccttctccacgatgatcttcaatactagaccacggatcttctgactggtgtcccgaactgtattccgaaatcagtgtgggttgatcttatcgaaacactaggactcgaataaagaagacagaactttctcacggaggaggagctgaagaactcacggaggagaattcTTCAAGAAAATCGTTCCTCCCTCAAAATATGAGGGTGGACGAAATTTCATaatgaaattaataataatttctgtctcatttattctcctatttataatagttcatattgggtccagtcagggatctatggaaggctttggatatgggctcacccaattagctttttcctaattaaattgaacccacaatttaatacaagcttatattggaatattacgagcagccactacagacgtaatattgaactccccatccaaatccgaaattacaagtaatccgggtttccactttatttattatttatttcccgcgcttaagatagaaatgtccattaattaattaaagtctgctatggacttaattaattaacatcttattaattccaagagtagacttagcaagaaacacttatttattattcatagagtaataaaactccaactggccagtttccgaataataaaaccttgttcaagctcctcttgaggacattatcaaacgagactcacctcgtgcgcgattcaacataatagcaatcctagcaccgctagataatgatcaccactacccaatatacctagatcgttgggtgacgaaaaacccgcatctttggtaagtcaaagtagtagatactcaatatcgtatgctcaatgctaacgtacattgattaagaactaaatatttatcaagacaccgtctttcagtagatagcataaagacacgtcttgctgttagatccattcagtgctataccacaccaacgtcatcttatttcaataaggcttggaaataatcggactgacattgcaacctttcacgataggtagccaaagcctatctaggttgtgaaattcttctttttcttttgcaaagcattgcaaaGAAcagactgtagttaccttaaagtggacgacgcccacaaccagtctactaagcaaaagacttaggctttgtttacttcttatgcatttaaatgtttataaaacatcttataaacgcaaaagtaaactcaatgtaataatatactgattctattcgtgcaaactgctcgaataatactgaatcgggttaaaagtggattgtagagttttttcgtatacaagcaaaattcctattcgtgcgaatttgctcgaaacatgcttttcagtaaaCTAAACCCTAACAGGATTCATACCAGACgcatccgagttgaaggaaatggcttttaagcagacaagcttatcgcgtcaattgaggattgagctgtctGGTGACCACGAACACaacatatatgctcagcgggctcgtatctattgtctgctattacttggtggtctgatgattCCCAACGGCTCCGaaaataaaattccgttcttctaccttcactttttcatggatatagaacagtgttctacatatagctggggtggtgcgacgcttgcttgcttgtaccacaatttgtgtgaagcggccgtt
It contains:
- the LOC121767828 gene encoding tRNA (guanine-N(7)-)-methyltransferase-like, coding for MWCSLPRFIRPITAVSPLPNSSLTILCHHGGSAAVYPAISSPEKLEYSTQLVTREYADLNLSNNDSQEVGHVRVRQHVNPLSFSKMVPVELPDWNAVYKDAKLPLMVDIGSGSGRFLLWLAKRNCGLKNYLGLEIRPKLAKRAEHWVHELGLNNIHFMHANATVSFKQFITTYPGPLVLVSILCPDPHFKKKHHKRRVVQKPLVDSIVEGLVPGGQIFIQSDVQEVAVDMRKYFDAEFDKLVHINHVDPNILCDNDGWLLSNPMGIRTEREIHAELEGASIYRRMYQKQR